The following DNA comes from Nerophis ophidion isolate RoL-2023_Sa linkage group LG16, RoL_Noph_v1.0, whole genome shotgun sequence.
CATGTCAGCCCGTCTAAACTAGCTGCTCTGAACGGACTGTTTAATAAGGTGTGTTAAGTGTGCTGTAATTCTTTTTGCTGGGGGTGTTTGGACTGAAAAATTGTGGCTGAATAGTAAAATATGTCCTTAAGTGTTGTTGTAAATTATTTGTCAAAACCTGGTTGTTTTGTTGAACTGTTATACTCTGTCTACATATACAGTATCATAATAATTAGCAGGATACAAATAGTGGTCGACTACAACTGGTGTGAATGTAGCCTGATTTGGTTGTGTTATGCTTTTTGTCCAAAGTGTACCTCCAATTATGCAGGTGGCCTCAAAGCATCGGTTCATTCTGAACCTCAACATCCTTTATATGGTTTTTTAGCTGCGCCCACTCACTGACCGTTTTCTTTTTGCAGATATTATTAGTGTCAGATTACTTCTACGCCTTCTTGAGGAGGGAGCACCATCTCACTAACGGATACTACCCAAAGAAAAAAGACGGCTCTGAGGCCACCTTGGTTCTAAAGTAAATCTCCCCAAGATTCTTGCCAAGCCCTCAAACAAACTGACAAGGGTCAAATACATGAAAAGCTGCGCCGCTCTTCAGGCAAAGGAGGACCTGTGATATAAGGGACATAAGTGCAGGGATGTTGGGATTTGACGACACAAACTGTGATTCTCATTTCTGCAGGGCTCTTATTTTGAAAGGACGAGCCTGaagcgggatttttttatttGGAGTTTTGAGCATCTCAGAGCTTTTCCTgttcatatttaatttatttttgtcaaaTGATCACAAATCCCCACAGATGACGAGTACATCTCCATTCCCATGACTTTAGAATTTCGATTTTTCAGAACAACTTAAGCAAACTAGTGATGAATGATAACGACCTCATCAATTTACACAATGTAGATTAGAATAAGAAGTTTAATTGATTCTGCCATTTGGGACCATGTGACTGAATGTTGACATTCCTTCAAACAAGAAATAAACTTTTATGAATAAAATCAAAATGGAAAGGCTATGTCCATGAAActaacagaaaaaaacaagattttttttctttttttactgagTTTCACATTTATTATATTGTACTGAAGACTTTGATGTGTTCAAGAGTTTGTTATTGCAGATTAAACATGTTACTTCAACACTGTGTGCTTGTACTCTTTGGGTAGCTTGATGGTGATTCCATGTAATAAATGATTAACTACTGGATATTTAAAGAGTAGCGATTCAACTGAAAAGTTTCATTTCATATAATTTATTTTGTACAGTAAAACAGAGGTGATCCTCACATGGTCGTTGAGAATTTAACAAACAGACAATCAAACCAGATGTTGACACATGTTGATTGTTGCCAGCAGATAAACAACTTTGAATGACACGCGAGCAAGGTTATCGTTTCTGGAGGAATACACTGAGAAAGGCATGTCTCTGTAGTTTCTCAGtttgtgtgtgaatgcgtgtgtgtagTTCCCCTCACATGCTCCATGCATGTCTATTTAGGTGGTCTGTAGACGATCTTCCTACTTTTGAGCACCGACCACCTGTGTCGTTTCATGTAGTAGATGAGAGGCACCAAGATGGCCGACCCCATCAGCAGCTGCACCGCAAAGAAACAAACATCATAGAACTTGTCGTGTGGCTTGACTAACATGTTAGCGTACCTTGAGTCCCATGCGTTTACGCTGGTCATGCTCTGGTTCCGCCGCCCACCTCAAGAAGGTGCACACGTCTTTAGCCACCTGGCTCATGGTGGCGGGGGTTCCTATGGCAACAACAGCTCTTAGCAGGattacaagtaccgtatttttcggactataagtcgcagtttttttcatagtttggccgggggtgcgacttatactctgaaaaatacggtaccataCTTGTGTGATATGATTAGTTGAAGTGTCAGCATGTGTGAGACATTGACGTCTTACCGTCTTCGTATTCCAGAATTTCGTTGTAGATGGGTGGAGCCATTCCGATAGCCTGCCCAGGGAAGTAAGGGTTGTAGTAGAGCCCCTCCCTTACTGCCACTCCTGCAGGAGGCTCGCAGTATCCCGTCAGGAGGCTGAACACATAGTCCTCCCCGCCGTGCCTGAGGGAGGAGTAAGTCAGCCATCACATGTGTACGGTTTCATGACCTTCCTGTTAAAGCTCGACTTGTTACCTAGCGTTGACGATGTAACTAAGGTCTGGCGGGAGGGCGCCGTTGTTGGCCGCCCTGGCGGCCTCGGGGTTGGAGTAGGGTTTGGGGAAGTAGTCGGAAGGCTTCCCGGGTCGGGTGAACATCTCCCCGGTATCATCAGGTCCATCAACtacctccacctggggcagggaGTCTTCTTTAACACTACGCATGTTTTTGTGGACTCATAATAAGCAAAATAAACCAGAGCTCACCTCTTCAGCGATGATCTTAACCTCTTCCTCGGTGTGTGACACCCCCACCAGATTCCTAAACGCCAGGTACTCCATGCTGTGACAGGCCGAGCACACCTGCTTGTACACCTGGTAACCACGGCGAATGCTGCACGTGCAcatgagggcgggggagaaaaaCCCATTACACGTCGTGATGGAGGCTGACCTGTAACTTGAGTCATGTGACCATGCAGCCAAACCTGGCGTGGTCTAGAGACGAGAGGAGTCCGGCGTGGGTCCACGGGTAGTTAGGTGGGTGGAGCTCCAGATCTGAGGCTTTGACAGACTGGTGCAGCATCATGGCGAGCCCCGCCCCGCCAGCTGTGACCACGCCTAGTGTCGTCAGGACCATCTTTTTGCTGCGAGGCAGGCTGGCAAAAGACATGTTGGCCTGTGTGGGGGTAAACCATAAAAAATAAAGTGAACACAATGTGCTGACATAGTACGATGTacgaagtagggctgggcggtatattgatatactcgatatatcgcgggtttgtctctgtgcaatatagaaaatgactatcgtgatattcgagtatacgttctcacgcagttgcttttagctgcgggcatttcaCTACAGgctctcactctttcttgtctctgcttctcacagagacttaaaacaagcccaccttcttacaggCGTCATTTGTGCAAAGTCACACGCtaccgcggagcagacaggtagcaacATGGTAAAATTAGCTGtgatggtaacattagctgtgatgctaacggagtGGTGcaggtggtaatatgagagagagaaggtgcgaatctggtaacaaatgaaagaagaatgaattcccaagaaaaacagcacggggtccattgtctggcttgtggtttggcttcaagcgggaagatgttgaacaattaagCAGCAAAAGcgtttctacaaaaagtagcaccactgctaatgtgtagcatcatttgagaagtcacccgctagaaaataaggagtgcttgaaactctgcatgtcaacatctccgttcggtgccacaccaacaaaatgcagaagcaaccatttccacatcaacacagtatgaaacaaatagtcaacaacagaaggagataccatccgcaggaacctaccacatagcgaagaacATATACTACTTGATTTctcattatgcagctcatttttatttgacagttgttgaaatatcttgtgtgacttcatgcacaaaaatgtactttatttgttttaaactattgtagtggcattctgtacaaaaagttcattttaatttagtgttgttttgaaatgtcatcttagtgacatcatgcacaaaagtgcactattagcttgttttaaaatgtctctgacaatcttgcactttctgttttggaaattacataaatgtttttgccactgcttaataaatgtttaataaatacagttttggtaaaatgACTTACCGTagttctttgaattgccgcagggcatatagtatgcgcctgccttgaattactgccgggtcaaactcgtttggcaaaataattatcgcatacttagtattaccgcctggtcaaactcgtgacgtcacgagtgacacttcccatgtcatcattttcaaaatgggggaggctgatttcaataccggtaatttgaaattgcataaagggaagaatattaagagctattcagtaggatttaaggtccaagcttacatcacactcaaatttttactgcatgcctttggtaaatgccggagtgagaaaaggttttaaaataattagcgcattcttacttttaccgcatgcctttggtaagcacatgagtgagaataggtttcaaattattagcgccccggcgaaaattcaagggaatacggtagttaggatttccctctctgcatgaaggtttaaaataagcatatattaatgaagtatgaacaagaatgttttgatgtagacacagaatcatattgctgtgattatatgcatcaagtgttcattcaagagtAAGGCAAAattttgagatatatatcgtgtattgtgacatggcctaaaaatatcgagatattaataaaaggccatatcgcccagccttagtatGAAGTAATGAGTGTTCAATTTAATTTGGACTATAATGCTGGgaaaggctccagcaacccccacgaCCACATGAGGGACAATTAGtcgaagatggacggatggatcgaTAATGCTTTTTGTCAGCTTTTTgatctggcactcatcgagggtggacgctccccttttctctcccttatctctcctgcttgattctttgttttgtcttgtcttaactttcttgttgcctctttttgcactgctctccaaatctaaacattggaactatttaactggcctcaacaaaattgacaagatcttgggtttgggggaacctgctgtcatgacgaagcggttgttgctggacacacgacggactcttgggagaagaaggagtgccgcgtgcctggcgacccttttctgtcgacgatgggaagatatccacctattcggaattatgacaataggacatctgctgattggagtaagcgttgctctggtttgtcgacaaattggaagttgctggcagtcttcaaagtaccccaaagctgccacaaatgattggaggatgcgggaagaaccgtggattacatcggactgtctacctcgcaggttttgaggaccagtcatagacaatttagagtgaaaagcaaattttattttcactcgcatacaaatcattctaacttggattgtttccctggctacgagactctcccgaaggacggtgtggtgaagacacaacaaactcccttcttgtctctcatggaaacacacacctgttgttgttgactttagaCTAGCGACTGCATAATACATCACGGCTGCAGAACAGTGACATactgcgggcttacacacacacacacacacaaccacccccccccccccccccccaacccaacccaacgcccttgacgcaaatcccataggggtgattaatggatggtcagcgccagaagagctgcggcctaccaccatgaccatgAAATACCTTccttctgttgctagatatctcaagatgtatgttgtaatatgtatatgtgctttgctatggaggttttttcccactccagactgggcccacTTAGCAACCCAGTCtagatattatttttttactcatccttccccagcgtttacatttttcccatcttttacggggcgccttacggcgacccatcagcgttcttgttctgtaaccctgtacactgtttgtttgtctaatcttgaacaggtttgtgctgaaaacaaagttttgctgtacttgtgcaatgacaataaagacccatCCTATCCTACCCTATTATAAACAAACACGCAACAACCATATATTTCATGCAATGTTTTAGTGACAAAAAAgggtgcaaaaacaaaatttcccacaaaaatatgacttaacaCACCTATCATTACGAAAAACACATTGGTGCACAATTCAAAACAGTATTAACGCGCATGTACACGCGGTTGGCTGCTAACCGGAAGTCATCTTCAGTTCTTGACATGCTAACACGTTAGCATCAAACGGGGTCGCACAGCAAACAGGGCAGCCGGTAAAATGTAAAATCCATAAATACAGGAGATAAATACACGCAGATAATCAGTTTAATGTGTACCCAGCCTTGCCCGATTTAGAAGAATATCGCTAAGTTAGTTGCTATCACAGCATTATTAGTTCGATAACCAGTGCAAAGGCTAGGTTTGGTTAGCCAGTAATGTTACACATTTATTTCCATTAGTTTAGAAGTTACTGTTGGACTattgaggtaaaaaaaataataatgatgtatTAAAGACAATAATTTAGTATGGAGTGTCCTAAAGATGTGTCATAACGCGGGTGACCTTGTCTCAACCGCTCGGTTGCTAGCATTTGGTCGCAGTAAAAACACAATTGATATTAATCGCAAATTCGAATACACGCCCCGAGTTATTGTTTTTCAAACATAATGTCCTGTGTACCTTGGGTGTCTTTATGGTTTTGGGAGTGCCGAGGAGGGCTCTCCCGCTGCCGGAGAGGACCACAGCTCGTAGCGCAGCCATCTTGTTTCCAACGCTCTGACAAGCCACTACTCTACTCCACACACTGCGTTTCCGTTTTGGACTGTCATAATACAGTGATGTAGAAGACGCCTCTGGTcaggactttcacaataaaataaaacttaggtaagttctatttttttaatgcgtACCGTAACGTAAAGTCGTCTTATTTTGAAGACAACATTAGCTGCCAGACCAGAAGCAAACGTCTAATTCTACACCTTTACTTGACAAGTTCGATCTTTACGCAACAATGTttcctaacatttttttttgtaaaatagagGTCGATTAAGCAGATTTTACCATAGTAGACGACGTTTGTCCGTTTTCTTTGGAGAAACAAAATCACACACACGACCTAAATAGTTGTAGTTTAGTAAGAATAACAACATTAAAGCTAGAGTACTGTACTAATATTTCTGGGAGGGATGAGCAAGTAAGTGCGCAGTTACCTGAGCTCCCAACAGGGGGTGCTGTTGTTAGTCTAAACTTCAACGAAAAATGGCTTGTGTCTCAATTCAGTATTTaccccaggggtgtcaaaatcattttagatgggtggccaagtggagaaaaatctactcccaagtgaactgccctggtaaaatcacagcacgataacttaaaaataaagacaacttcagattgttttctttgtttgaaaatacaacaagcacattctgaaaatgtacaaatcataattttgtcggagttatttacacttacatgttgcggttaattctacgctatctttttttggtcgttatttatactttctgaataatttatgATAATATTGTATTCATGTTGCAATTGCCGTTTTAGGGTCATATGCTCTGTTatctgtttagatcaggggtgtcaaactcattttagatggggggccacatggagaaaaatctactctcaagtggaCCGCACTAGTAAAattacggcacgataacttaaaaataaagacaacttcagattgttttctttgtttaaaaatagaacgagcacattctgaaaatgtacgaatcataatgttattagtttttttttacacttacatgtttgtgttgtatttttatttgttgttattgataatttctgaatgaattatgtgataatgttcatcagtcaactcattggtgttacttttcaatccatcaaaataaaaaaataataatatccaAATCTAATTACAGcaggccctgcgataaggtagcgacttgtccagggtgtacgtcgccttccgcctgattgtagctgagattggcaccagcgccccccgcgaccccaaagggaataagcggtagaaaatggatggatggataattacagcaagttatttatgtactttgctcattttccaaaactagtgcactaacataatgtggtttattttttattttttgtacatatgtagcatcatctacaaagaaacaaaaaattgctattgcgacatccagtggacacatttagaacagcagtttctttcattaaagaatgtcgaccaattgttatactcatcccgagggccggataaaactgttcgcgggcctgatctggcccgcgggccgtgtgtttgacacccctgatttacacaattatcatacttgccaaccttggggTTGGGGGTCTTGGTCGCGGGTTGGGCGAGGTGCGTGGTTGGGGGAAGGGCGTTGTTGGGGgcctggttaagaggggaggaagattaagctatccatccatcaatttcctaccgcttattccctttgaggtcgtggggggtgctggtgcctatctcagctacaatcgagcggaagaggtgtacaccctggacaagtcgccatctcatcacagtatgtgtagaaatctttatttataattgaatcacttgtttatttttcaacaagtttttagttatttttatatatatatttccaaatagtacaagaaagaccactacaaatgagcaatattttgcactcttatacaatttaataaatcagaaactgataacatagtgctgtattttacttctttatcttttttttttcaacaaaaaatgctttgctctgattagggggtacttgagttaaaaaaaatttcacagggggtacatcactgaaaaaaggttgagaaccactgctctaaaagccgtagatgttattgtcacatatgcatgcacagtagatggcagtatcgtcctgtttaagagtgtcacagcattgctgtttacggcagacaaactgctttacggtagatgaaaatgtgactgctgttgctgtgtgttgttgccgcgctgggaggacgtcaaTGAGACtgcttaacaataaacccacataagaaaccaaaaactcgccctcgatcattctacagttataacgtcattgggcaggcactctgtttgtatagtgggaaagcggacgtgaaaacaggctgtccacacgtcactcgggtccgcatggagcgtggcctccagctccgcctgaatttcgggagatttttgggagaaaatttgtcccgggaggttttcaggagaggtgcttaatttcgggagtctcccggaaaatccgggagtgttggcaagtatgcaattacacacaaacacacacacacacacacacacacacacacacacacacacacacacagacacacacacacacacacacacacacacacacacacacacacacacacacacacacacacacacacacacacacacacacacacacacacacacgtacacacactcacacattcttgtatttgttaccttcttgggaaaatgcttacctctttaggaccaccttttctagatatataaatatttgtatttccaacagtaataacatatacatactatataaatataaaaaagcttgttgtgaaaaatgagttggaatttcacaagaaaaaagtcacaatttcacaagaaaaacctagACTTTTGGCAGTACTTTACatgtaataaaagtcgtcattttactcaacacaagtcaacataTAAAAGTAATAAACAAGTAATAAaagtgataaaaataaaaatctttcaagaaaagcttaaaattttggctaTTTTATGACAATAGTttcctcgacaaaagtcacaattttacaagaaaactttaaaatttttgctatattataatattaatcagaatttcacttggcaaaattatgacaaaagtaatcattttactccaaaaatgtcactattttacaagaacaacaaaaaaattggcaatgtgataaaagtcagaattttgtaggacgaatgtcaccattttgcattaaaaactaatgatttcatatgaaaaagtaataattttacacgaaaaagtaatcattttacatgaaACAGTAATAATTTAATGAAAAAAGTATACAAAatcagaaagaatatgagaatttGTTCCCAATTAAATAAGATTAAAGtgaacacattgtgagaaaaagacttgcttttattactttttttgtggttaattagtttttaatcttcattatttacttcaagttattacattatgtctctatatacatatttatttatttttttaattaattttgtccaaagggggcgcatttcaattttgtacacacacttgttatttcatatgttgaccgtaGGGGGAAAACTTTGAAAACCAacacagagtcaatttgaaaaatccctttttGGTaacaccctaattttgatagatttcaccaccaggggtgcaaatgagaaatTATCTATTAgctgcaatggttttccgtattgggaccataatttcaatcctaacttgttcaccagtcctcgtATACaagcacgcgcacgcacgcacacacacacacacacacacacacacacacacacacacacacacacacacacacacacacacacacacacacacacacacacacacacacacacacacacacacacacacacacacgaactaTGAATATAGAGAGATGAGTAAAGTAGCCAAACTGTTGTGAActtgcatggctgcagttgtgtgtccccgatgatGCAAGATATCAGGAGAGAGGAGTGAGGGTAAGAGGAATTCAATTCAGAactcataagaaaacaaataaacataaagcagttgTGCAAAATAACGTTCTCAACATGATATtgtcttcgagcactgaggagtgctcgagtgataTAAATAGGCACTAGTgagattgacagcaggtgtgaaccgctgccaatcaatgaaaagagaaaaacaacagtgctccatGAATTAAACAGGAAAtagaacaaaataaaagcactgaacagtaagtaaatacaaaaacaagaaaaactaacagaaatgaagtgataGATTGTCACACAAAccttgtactcaagtaagagtaccttTACTTTAGAGTAATATGACCCAAGTAAAAGTGAAAAACAGTCATGCAAATAATTACTTGATGAATAGTATTTAGTGAAAAAATCTACATAAGTACTGAGTAACTCGTGAGTAACTTCTGGTTAATTTAGTAACTATTTTTTAACAATACTTGCATTAAAACCATATTTTGTATGTGGGCGCATGAGAGAGACCGAGAGACACTAATAGAGCATGTcggacaaaaaaaatacatattttacataaaatataatttaataaaagGGCTATTGTTAACATGTGTGcagctaaaaaaaatatatatatatagacagctTACCGCAATATGTTGGATGTGGTATTCTTGTAGGtggaaatgtga
Coding sequences within:
- the LOC133535319 gene encoding cytochrome c1, heme protein, mitochondrial, with product MAALRAVVLSGSGRALLGTPKTIKTPKANMSFASLPRSKKMVLTTLGVVTAGGAGLAMMLHQSVKASDLELHPPNYPWTHAGLLSSLDHASIRRGYQVYKQVCSACHSMEYLAFRNLVGVSHTEEEVKIIAEEVEVVDGPDDTGEMFTRPGKPSDYFPKPYSNPEAARAANNGALPPDLSYIVNARHGGEDYVFSLLTGYCEPPAGVAVREGLYYNPYFPGQAIGMAPPIYNEILEYEDGTPATMSQVAKDVCTFLRWAAEPEHDQRKRMGLKLLMGSAILVPLIYYMKRHRWSVLKSRKIVYRPPK